One window of Catonella massiliensis genomic DNA carries:
- a CDS encoding nuclear transport factor 2-like protein has product MLGPDIEEIGDLIITVTRVFGTDSSISAHATSFLRIEDGKIVSIDEYWGDDGEVPKWRLDMKIGMKIR; this is encoded by the coding sequence ATGCTTGGACCTGACATAGAAGAAATAGGAGATTTAATTATTACAGTAACTAGGGTATTTGGTACGGATAGTTCTATTTCCGCCCATGCAACTTCTTTTCTTAGGATAGAAGATGGTAAAATTGTTTCGATAGACGAATACTGGGGTGATGATGGAGAAGTTCCGAAGTGGCGACTGGATATGAAAATTGGAATGAAAATCAGATGA
- a CDS encoding MATE family efflux transporter translates to METKENKMGTMPVKRLILNMSLPMIISMMVQALYNVVDSIFVARLSEEALTAVTLVFPMQNFIIALATGTGVGFNVLLSQGLGEKNYEKSDSAANAGVFLVLINTIIFVLIGLFGAVPFITSQTNDAAIQADAIIYLQIISFLSTGSFLQITGERLLQATGRTMLSMISQIVGAVANIILDPIMIFGLLGFPKMGVAGAAYATVIGQFIASAVGLFLNVKYNKEIHLSIKQILHPRMRIIKPIYFIAIPSILMVSIGSVMTYAMNIILIAFSTTATAVFGVYFKLQSFFFLPVFGLNNGLIPVLSYNYGAMNKKRIDEALRFSLALAFGIMLAGTLLLEAVPGVLLDMFNAADDMKSMGIIALRTIAIHFPLAAIGIVLSSVFQAFAQSIYSLIISVMRQLVVLIPAAWLLAQTGNVNNVWWSFFIAEIISFITSIYFFKKVYNSTIRPIESMQGE, encoded by the coding sequence ACAGCATCTTCGTAGCCAGGCTTTCAGAGGAAGCGCTGACTGCGGTAACTCTGGTCTTCCCTATGCAAAACTTTATTATAGCCCTTGCTACGGGTACGGGAGTAGGCTTTAATGTACTTCTATCTCAAGGCCTCGGAGAAAAGAACTATGAAAAATCAGATTCTGCGGCAAATGCAGGTGTCTTCCTTGTACTTATAAATACCATTATCTTTGTGCTTATAGGCCTCTTTGGAGCAGTACCATTTATCACAAGCCAGACAAACGATGCCGCCATCCAGGCTGACGCCATTATCTACCTTCAGATAATCAGCTTCCTCTCTACAGGCTCATTCTTACAGATTACAGGGGAGCGTTTGCTTCAGGCTACAGGCCGTACCATGCTAAGTATGATATCCCAGATAGTTGGTGCCGTGGCAAATATCATCCTTGACCCTATTATGATATTCGGCCTCCTTGGTTTTCCTAAGATGGGAGTAGCAGGAGCCGCCTACGCTACAGTAATAGGTCAGTTCATAGCCTCTGCTGTAGGACTCTTCTTAAATGTAAAATACAACAAAGAAATCCACCTATCCATAAAGCAAATTCTACACCCTCGCATGAGGATAATAAAGCCAATATACTTTATTGCTATACCTAGTATCCTTATGGTATCCATAGGCTCTGTTATGACATATGCAATGAACATTATCCTCATTGCCTTTTCAACTACTGCAACCGCAGTCTTTGGTGTATACTTTAAGCTTCAGTCTTTCTTCTTCCTGCCGGTATTTGGCCTTAATAACGGACTCATACCTGTACTTTCCTACAACTATGGGGCTATGAATAAGAAGAGGATAGACGAGGCACTACGCTTTTCACTGGCTCTTGCCTTTGGCATAATGCTTGCAGGAACCCTTCTGCTTGAGGCTGTTCCAGGTGTCCTGCTTGACATGTTCAATGCGGCTGATGATATGAAAAGCATGGGAATAATTGCACTCCGCACCATAGCCATCCATTTCCCACTGGCTGCCATCGGAATAGTGCTTAGCTCGGTCTTTCAGGCCTTTGCACAAAGTATATATTCTTTAATTATTTCGGTAATGAGACAGCTGGTAGTCCTCATACCTGCTGCCTGGCTGCTTGCACAGACAGGAAATGTAAACAATGTATGGTGGTCATTTTTCATAGCGGAAATCATTTCATTCATCACCTCAATCTACTTTTTTAAGAAGGTGTATAATAGTACAATCCGCCCTATTGAATCTATGCAGGGTGAGTAA
- a CDS encoding nuclear transport factor 2 family protein, translated as MKERERIIRLWFDMWLKQQDLGIDDIFAEDVVYTESWCPKYENRTTVRHWFNEWNSRGKVICWEIKQFFHSEHQTVVEWYFKNKMNDGRIDEFDGISLIEWTKENKIKKLKEFGCNINHYNPYENSEEPQFRDNKVAWF; from the coding sequence ATGAAAGAGCGAGAAAGAATTATTAGATTATGGTTTGATATGTGGCTCAAACAACAAGATTTAGGAATAGATGATATATTTGCGGAAGATGTTGTTTATACTGAAAGTTGGTGTCCTAAATATGAAAATCGAACAACTGTGAGGCATTGGTTTAATGAATGGAACAGTCGTGGAAAGGTTATTTGTTGGGAGATTAAGCAGTTTTTTCACAGTGAACATCAAACAGTTGTGGAGTGGTACTTCAAAAACAAGATGAATGATGGGAGAATAGATGAATTTGATGGTATATCGTTGATTGAGTGGACAAAAGAGAATAAAATCAAGAAACTAAAAGAATTCGGTTGCAACATCAATCATTATAATCCCTATGAAAATAGTGAGGAACCTCAATTTAGAGATAATAAAGTTGCTTGGTTTTAG
- a CDS encoding energy-coupling factor transporter transmembrane component T family protein — translation MRNLNPITKILCILAINITITFGVNVIMELVLLACVSGLFMANGKWKKCIHYDLIFAFLLFGDKCILPAITVPWLSTLACLVFIAFRKFFFCIMSADFFVSTTEINVMIASLEKIRVPQVIIIPLAVLVRFFPTVKEEWNHIRAAMRMRNIGTGAGQILLHPIKAMEYMIVPLLFSTVKIGEELAAAALARGLGLHNKRTNLCRVSLKMADYLVMVFSVTIVVFSKLCGGY, via the coding sequence ATGAGAAATTTAAATCCAATAACAAAGATACTATGCATCCTCGCAATCAATATCACTATTACATTTGGTGTAAATGTGATAATGGAGCTTGTGCTATTAGCTTGTGTAAGTGGGTTATTCATGGCAAATGGTAAGTGGAAAAAATGCATTCATTATGACCTGATATTTGCGTTTTTGCTGTTTGGAGATAAGTGCATTTTGCCGGCAATAACTGTTCCATGGTTATCTACATTGGCGTGTCTTGTGTTTATTGCATTTCGCAAATTTTTCTTTTGTATTATGTCGGCTGATTTCTTTGTTTCAACCACAGAAATCAATGTCATGATTGCTTCGCTGGAAAAAATAAGAGTTCCGCAAGTAATTATTATACCTTTGGCTGTGCTGGTGCGATTCTTTCCTACTGTCAAGGAGGAATGGAATCACATACGCGCAGCTATGCGTATGAGAAACATTGGAACAGGAGCGGGGCAGATTTTGCTGCATCCGATAAAGGCTATGGAATATATGATTGTTCCACTATTATTTTCAACAGTAAAGATTGGAGAAGAATTAGCAGCAGCGGCATTAGCAAGAGGACTTGGCCTGCACAACAAAAGAACAAATTTGTGTCGTGTCTCATTGAAAATGGCAGACTATCTTGTGATGGTATTCTCCGTGACTATTGTGGTTTTTTCGAAGTTATGTGGAGGATATTAA
- a CDS encoding ABC transporter ATP-binding protein, with amino-acid sequence MEAVRLENVSFQYTGVNRKNGIKNISMSVKEGECVLLTGISGCGKSTILRVINGLAPYFYEGEITGKIELMGKQTDEIPFAEISKICGSVFQNPRSQFFYMNTSSEIAFGCENQGIPTEEIEARVADCVEQFQLEDLQNRNIMQLSGGEKQKIAFASIYAGRPDIYVLDEPSANLDFDAIKDIERILKTLKKQGKTIIIAEHRLYYLMELADRVCYIKDGEIAQEYTIEAFKKLSGQELREKGLRSLDYRILHEEELGQEKIDRDISEKSKRESWNAAQHIYMKEVACRYKGREEPVLKIKECRLPLHEKIAVIGHNGAGKSTFMDGLCGMNKSVKGIYCKENDILTIKRRAKESFEVFQEINHQLFTNSVEEEISLGSENKNVEERNGLMSMLDLTNYADTHPMALSGGQKQRVAMASALYSDRKLICLDEPTSGLDYHQMERVAKLLEQVQPKLDLLLIITHDLEFILKTCTYIVHIENGEVLEQYSLDEEGKEKLFRFFNYEK; translated from the coding sequence ATGGAGGCAGTTCGTTTAGAAAATGTGTCATTTCAGTATACTGGTGTGAATCGGAAAAATGGCATAAAAAATATATCAATGAGTGTAAAAGAAGGGGAGTGTGTTCTGTTAACAGGAATCAGTGGATGTGGGAAATCCACGATTCTTCGTGTGATAAATGGACTTGCGCCCTATTTTTACGAAGGAGAAATAACAGGAAAAATTGAATTAATGGGAAAGCAGACGGATGAAATTCCCTTTGCAGAGATATCTAAAATTTGCGGAAGTGTATTTCAGAATCCAAGATCTCAATTTTTTTATATGAATACCTCTAGTGAGATTGCTTTCGGTTGTGAAAATCAGGGGATTCCTACAGAGGAAATTGAAGCACGGGTAGCAGATTGTGTAGAACAGTTTCAACTGGAGGATTTGCAGAATCGCAATATTATGCAGTTGTCTGGTGGCGAAAAACAAAAAATTGCATTTGCAAGTATTTATGCGGGAAGACCGGATATTTATGTGCTGGATGAGCCTTCTGCAAATTTGGATTTTGATGCGATAAAGGACATTGAAAGAATATTAAAGACCTTAAAAAAGCAGGGTAAGACCATTATTATTGCAGAACACAGACTTTATTACCTGATGGAACTTGCAGACCGTGTCTGCTATATAAAAGACGGAGAAATTGCGCAAGAGTATACGATAGAAGCATTTAAAAAACTCTCCGGGCAGGAATTAAGAGAAAAAGGACTTCGTTCACTTGATTACCGTATATTGCATGAGGAAGAACTGGGGCAAGAAAAAATAGACAGAGATATTAGTGAAAAAAGTAAAAGGGAATCTTGGAATGCGGCACAACATATCTACATGAAAGAGGTTGCCTGTAGGTACAAAGGGAGAGAAGAGCCGGTATTAAAGATTAAGGAGTGTAGGCTGCCGCTACATGAAAAAATAGCAGTAATTGGTCATAATGGTGCTGGTAAATCCACCTTTATGGATGGTTTATGTGGGATGAATAAATCGGTAAAAGGAATCTATTGTAAGGAAAATGATATTCTTACAATAAAGAGAAGAGCAAAAGAAAGCTTTGAAGTATTTCAGGAAATAAACCACCAGCTGTTTACAAATAGTGTGGAGGAAGAAATATCATTAGGCAGTGAAAATAAGAACGTAGAGGAAAGAAATGGACTGATGTCTATGCTGGACTTAACAAATTATGCAGATACTCACCCGATGGCATTGTCAGGCGGGCAGAAGCAGAGAGTTGCAATGGCATCTGCACTTTATAGTGATAGAAAACTGATTTGTTTAGATGAGCCAACGAGTGGGCTTGATTATCATCAGATGGAACGGGTGGCAAAACTGCTGGAACAGGTACAGCCTAAGCTTGATTTGTTGCTGATAATTACACATGATCTGGAATTTATTTTGAAGACCTGCACATATATTGTGCATATTGAAAATGGGGAAGTATTGGAACAATATTCATTGGATGAGGAAGGAAAAGAGAAGTTATTTCGGTTTTTTAATTATGAAAAATAA
- a CDS encoding transposase — MSRTRRNFSAKFKFDLVLEVLKGEKELNVIATENGIQSNLLRNWKKEFLEKASVVFDDTREENLKGKLSEERKEKEAYAKKVGQLTMQVDWLKKI; from the coding sequence ATGTCTCGTACAAGAAGAAACTTTAGTGCCAAGTTTAAATTCGACCTCGTCCTCGAGGTTCTGAAGGGAGAAAAGGAACTGAATGTCATTGCTACCGAAAATGGCATTCAGTCTAACCTCCTTCGAAACTGGAAGAAGGAGTTCCTTGAGAAAGCGTCTGTGGTCTTTGACGACACGCGGGAGGAGAACCTTAAGGGAAAGCTCTCCGAGGAGCGCAAAGAGAAAGAAGCTTACGCAAAGAAGGTCGGCCAGCTCACCATGCAGGTGGACTGGTTGAAAAAAATCTGA
- a CDS encoding MptD family putative ECF transporter S component produces MEKLKKLSAKDLINTGIFTAIYFVVMFVFTAVISFAPITYVLLPAFIAILCAPIYMLFITKVKTFGMITIMGVLIGILMVFTTGNSWIMFVFCSLLGLISDLITKAGGYTSKKMSLIGYYVFSIWPVGSFFPIWLMRDAYFDGVVASMGEAYAEGLKAMTPNWIIPVMIAYTIAAGVVGGLVAGKMNKKHFEKAGIA; encoded by the coding sequence ATGGAAAAATTAAAAAAATTATCAGCAAAGGATTTAATTAACACAGGTATTTTTACAGCAATTTATTTTGTTGTTATGTTCGTATTTACTGCCGTAATATCTTTTGCACCAATTACTTATGTTTTATTACCAGCATTTATTGCAATTCTTTGTGCACCTATTTATATGCTTTTCATTACAAAAGTAAAAACCTTTGGAATGATTACGATCATGGGTGTATTAATTGGTATTTTAATGGTATTTACTACCGGTAATTCGTGGATTATGTTTGTATTTTGTTCATTATTAGGTCTTATCAGTGACTTGATTACAAAAGCGGGTGGATATACAAGCAAGAAGATGAGTCTGATTGGATATTATGTATTTTCCATCTGGCCTGTTGGTTCATTTTTCCCAATCTGGCTTATGAGAGATGCTTATTTTGATGGTGTTGTAGCATCTATGGGAGAAGCATATGCAGAAGGATTAAAAGCAATGACACCTAACTGGATTATCCCGGTTATGATTGCTTACACAATTGCTGCTGGTGTTGTGGGCGGATTAGTTGCCGGAAAAATGAATAAGAAACATTTTGAAAAGGCAGGAATTGCATGA